ttgaaattagaaaaataatcatgatcTCAAGGGTGACGTATGTCAGCGCTCCAATGATTGCAGCCCAAAAGCACAGCAAAAAGCTTGGTGGGCCAAATCCTAGCTTAAAAGTAGACTGCTTGCCATAGTAGACGCGCAGGCTCTGTACACGGATAGAATTACTTCTGATTAGAGAGAGAAGTGCAAATGTAaagatgtaatattttttaatttttggaatataataatcttttaatggatttattataatataacgTGTAGGGACTGAAGAGTCATATTCTTCAAGAATCTTACAGAGACAGTCCATCTGACCTGATCGACGTGTATGGTTAAACGTATTTGTATGACTATAgatgcaatattttttaattttcgaatataataataatctaatgAAGTTATTAATTACAACATGACGTGTATCACGGTGAATGAAGAGTCCTATTCTTAAAGAATTGTACAGGGGTAAAagtatctttattattatttttaaatattttattttaaaaaaattcattaaatattatttttttaaaaagttacttTTAATACtgacaaattaaaacaatataaaattattattttttaaaaaaagcaccCAAGCCCATCTGGTCTGAAGTGATCTGATTGATCAATATGTATGGTGGAATCAAATAATTCCAAAAGAAAGTGCTGCGGTGTGCAATGACCTAAACGTCTGTATGAGAAACCAGCACCACGTAAACAAATGTATATGCACAAATAACAAGGCGTGGCTCCCCTGTGACAGCGAAAGACGTGAGGTAACATCTTTGCTTAGAGTTTGTTTAtgtagtattttcttttttccatttttgtatataaaagccaaaaagacttgtttttttttttccctaatataaaatatcaataattaattatcaaaatattatttaaatcaaatagaattgttttaaaaaattgagtctGTGTTCTGctgtggtttttgtttttccttacgaaaaaaataaataatttttttttctattttactaTATATGATTACGTCTGTTCTGTATACAGAACAAATACAAACCATAGAGTTTggaattaataataacattgtCTATGGATCAAGAAAGAAGCCAAATCCATGTATATTATATAGTCTAAGTTCCTTGAAAGCCTGGAAAAACTTGTAGCCAGCCAAAGGGATAGGCTTCACGCTCTTAAAAGgacctctctctgtctctccctcTCTGCATTAATTGCTATCCTAAATTAGCAGAAACACTTCCGAGAAGATAGAAGGAGATGTCTGGTAACGGTGCCGTCCTGGATTACCAGGAAGCAAAGGTTCCCTTGTTAGAGGAGAAAACTAAacgagatgatgatgatattgttGTTCAAGATCTTGCATGCAGGGTTGGGGTTGAATCAAAGAAGCTATGGCAAATAGTAGGTCCAGCAATCTTTAGCCGTCTCACCTCTTACTCCATGCTTGTCATCACCCAAGCTTTTGCCGGTCATCTGGGTGACCTTGAGCTTGCTGGTATCTCCATTGCCAACAATGTAATTGTTGGCTTCGACTTTGGCCTCTTGGTATGCTAGACTTGCTCTCTGTTTCTCTGAAATTCTTTGTTTACTTTCTTCTGTTGTTGTTTCTTGTTCTTAATTTACCTGActcaattaatattaatgatgggtgattttgtttaattatgatATCACAGCTGGGGATGGCGAGTGCGTTAGAGACGCTCTGTGGGCAAGCTTTTGGAGCAAAAAAGTACTATATGTTGGGAGTATACATGCAACGTTCATGGATTGTGTTGTTCTTATGTTGTGTTTTGCTTTTGCCCCTCTACCTCTTTGCCTCTCCAGTCTTGAAGCTACTTGGTCAACCTGATGATATAGCAGAACTTTCAGGGAAAGCTGCTGTGTGGATGATACCACTTCACTTTAGCTTTGCCTTTCAGTTTCCCTTGCAGAGATTCTTGCAGAGCCAGCTTAAGAACATGGTCATTGCATGGGTGTCTTTTGTAGCTCTGTTGGTTCATATCTTTGTCAGCTGGCTTCTTGTGTATCAGCTTCAGCTTGGAGTTGCCGGGACAGCCATgactttgaatttttcttggtgggttttggtttttggtCATCTTGGCTACACCCTTTGTGGTGGCTGTCCTCTTACATGGACTGGTTTCTCCACCGAAGCCTTTTCTGGCCTCTGGGAATTCACCAAACTCTCCGCTGCTTCTGGCGTCATGCTCTGGTAACTCACCTCCCTCACCTCTAGCCATACGTGGTGCctgttaattaaatatatatttttcttcttggaTCTCACAAATGGCCTTTTCGTTTTTGCTATTAACCAGCTTGGAGAATTGGTATTATAGAATCCTCATCTTAATGACTGGGAATCTAAAAAATGCAGAAATTGCTGTGGATGCTTTGTCTATATggtattatcatttattttttgtataattttattttaaatattcaatttaatcaagtatattaatatatatttaactggtatgagggttttttttttggcagcaTGACCATAAATGGCTGGGAGATGATGATTCCTCTTGCTTTCTTTGCAGGAACCgggtaattaaatttttacgtgttaattccatgatttaaacttgaaaaattgaaaaagataagCAAAATCTCTTGAACacgaataaaaatgattattattttgttttcagcgttagattttttattatattcccacttaataatttatatagaaaaagttTTTGAAGGGACCACCATTTTTTAGAGAAGCGTCTTCATATTTTCTTCGACCTTTTACTTCTCATATGTGACTTTCATCACATGATCAGATTAATGATATGAATATGATAAACACTATTTTAAACAAGTAGTGATAAGTATAAAGTATGCGTAGTTGACTGAAAAAGTAGattgttttcttatataaattattgttttttttataaaatatttgcaaattataatgaattaattaatcaaacatttttaaattttataattatagcaAAACATAATCTGCATTATATCATAAGAGCAAGTGATTATTAGATATTAAATTATAGTTTccgttttttaaaatattttttatttaaaaaatattaaattaatatgtttttaagtatgtttttataattttaatacattgatgtaaaattttaatacatttttaacgTAAAAAAGGCAATTTCTTTGGAGAATACGAGTTGGATGATTTGACTAAGATCATGCACAGAAGTAGAAGGGTCTCGATCGGCGGCTCGATGTCATATTGATTTTTCTCTTGTTCATATCGAATTTTCCTATTGGAGCCGTGTTTCTGTCCCCCTATATGCTTTGTggtcattatttattttggaaaaaaaatccaatcattCAAATAGGAATCAAATAATTATACCGTTTTCATTCACTTAATGACATTGATTTCTTTGATGTATCAATGGACAAAAACTCATACACTGTAAGAGGTTGCCAAAAAGCTAGAGAAATTGTGCTCCCGACAAAATAGGTCATAGAAAAGTTGTCTCAATCCAAAAGCATCACTATGAAAGCTGCCTGCCTTATTTTCTCCGCCtagctttttttgtttattcattttaaaaatatttttaaataaatttaatttttttattaattttaaattaatatgtttttattgttttcaaatcattttaatttactgatattaaaataattttattttttaaaaaatcattgacatatattttaacatgaaaaattattttaaaaaacaaaaacaattctaatCACACTACTAAAACAAACTCCATATAGATCTTCTCCCACTAAACTCTCCACCAACAAACAGTGAAAGATGAAAGAATCTATTTGtgttcctaaaaaaattaatttttttttgttaaaatttaatatgatttgtatgttttggatcgttttgatgtgctgatgtcaaaaataattttttaaaaataaaaaaacatcattaacatgcattttggcatgaaaagttatttaaaaaataacaactaccacattacaaaatattataagGGTGTTTATCCAAtactgttttttaaatattttgaactattctaatataatatttaaaatcaaaatcattttaacaaataatCTTCACCGCAATATTAAGACATGTTACAAGAACAGTGGTATAGCGGTCGGCCCTTGATCCTGCTTGAAGAGATGGTTTATTTTTCGCAGTTAAATTGttcttttatataaagtatatatCCTTCAGACCAACTTGTGTAATTCAAAACAAAGGAACTACTGTCTTGCAAACCGAATTAAACTATAATTAACCCGTTTAATTAAATTGCAGAGTAAGGGTTGCAAATGAGCTCGGAGCTGGGAACGGGAAGGGTGCCAAGTTCGCTACAATAGTGTCAGTGACAACATCAGTTATCATTGGCCTTGTCTTCTGGCTACTGATAATGTTCTTCCACGACAAGTTAACCTGGATATTTACTTCAAGCGAACCTGTTCTTGAAGCAGTTAACAAGCTCTCAATCCTCCTAGCATTCACTGTCTTGCTCAACAGTGTTCAGCCAGTTCTCTCAGGTTACTTGCATCCATGCTTTAATCACAatttttatctgattttttcCCTGgttcataatttaattatagcTGTGTTCTATATATATCACCAAGCTTTAACCTGTTAATTTCCTGCAGGGGTTGCTGTTGGCTCAGGATGGCAAAAGTACGTGGCATACATAAACCTAGGTTGCTACTATGCTATTGGAGTTCCTCTTGGATTCCTCATGGGATGGTTCTTTGACCAAGGAGTTATGGTAAGTTCACGTTGCTATGTCTATGCTGTCTGTCGACACCCACAGGCCATAGGAGAAAATCAACAGCTCGCTTGTTCATCATATATACACACAGTGATAATAGTATTCTCGGAATATCTTGTGCATCGATCGAAACTGAATCCTTTTTCAAAATACATTCTCTGCATTACCTAAcgtatttaaaagaatt
This Populus alba chromosome 7, ASM523922v2, whole genome shotgun sequence DNA region includes the following protein-coding sequences:
- the LOC118063173 gene encoding protein DETOXIFICATION 27, which encodes MSGNGAVLDYQEAKVPLLEEKTKRDDDDIVVQDLACRVGVESKKLWQIVGPAIFSRLTSYSMLVITQAFAGHLGDLELAGISIANNVIVGFDFGLLLGMASALETLCGQAFGAKKYYMLGVYMQRSWIVLFLCCVLLLPLYLFASPVLKLLGQPDDIAELSGKAAVWMIPLHFSFAFQFPLQRFLQSQLKNMVIAWVSFVALLVHIFVSWLLVYQLQLGVAGTAMTLNFSWWVLVFGHLGYTLCGGCPLTWTGFSTEAFSGLWEFTKLSAASGVMLCLENWYYRILILMTGNLKNAEIAVDALSICMTINGWEMMIPLAFFAGTGVRVANELGAGNGKGAKFATIVSVTTSVIIGLVFWLLIMFFHDKLTWIFTSSEPVLEAVNKLSILLAFTVLLNSVQPVLSGVAVGSGWQKYVAYINLGCYYAIGVPLGFLMGWFFDQGVMGIWAGMIFGGTAVQTLILAVITIRCDWEKEAEKASQHVLKWSEAI